One segment of Monomorium pharaonis isolate MP-MQ-018 chromosome 6, ASM1337386v2, whole genome shotgun sequence DNA contains the following:
- the LOC118645916 gene encoding uncharacterized protein LOC118645916, whose translation MQLQKDPEKTGRKGQRENAFTHSSADGESAEDMWDSGNPEETPQYPLKTLVWLSTGAIGRETGSHKVLTEAPVSGEHLRHPVGECSVPAIQPFRKNRTDRPDGFEAGRRKGQPLLPSRP comes from the exons ATGCAGCTGCAGAAGGACCCCGAAAAAACGGGAAGAAAGGGGCAAAG GGAAAATGCGTTTACGCATTCCTCCGCCGATGGGGAATCGGCAGAGGATATGTGGGACTCGGGGAATCCAGAAGAAACTCCTCAATACCCACTAAAAACCCTAGTATGGCTGTCTACCGGTGCTATAGGCCGGGAAACGGGATCACACAAG GTACTCACCGAAGCACCTGTGTCCGGTGAGCACCTGCGTCATCCTGTAGGAGAGTGTTCCGTGCCGGCGATCCAGCCATTTCGGAAGAACCGGACGGATCGCCCCGACGGCTTTGAGGCCGGCCGTCGCAAAGGCCAACCTCTCCTTCCGTCGCGACCGTGA